A stretch of the Nicotiana tabacum cultivar K326 chromosome 6, ASM71507v2, whole genome shotgun sequence genome encodes the following:
- the LOC107789812 gene encoding sister chromatid cohesion protein PDS5 homolog D isoform X4 gives MAASASSTLDSSQKEIEDELKDCGIRLIVPPPSTEELLNLLDKVESLLVKVGQAPSDSMKDALRPVMRAMVGSELLKNADVDVKFSVVSCLCELSRITAPQQPYDDGLMKEIFQLIVRAFEELSHSARHYYKAVHILETVADVKACLMLLDLECDALVIEIFQLFLRIIRPDHPNVVFTSMEEIMTLLIEESDEISMELLQPLLDSVRKENQICSPISSKLGEKVLKECASTVRPYLVEALKSRSMNLDDYGDIVASICNEMPEGEQMLHSQTEQLKNIGISNASHGCRVRAKKKQSMPNKEADLGMLVPERDVLQSQDKRNGSLHSVLNFGSEHKGTACSKRKPRQSSKKSESVPKGDVETTSGLNIVREGDLTDAEEPSVQQVDEKKQKNDRATIETHDVEETGDEAIKLSFGDENLSSKLGKAKRQKKLAIVKDENSRRRHITKNYGEEMVGTRIRVWWPLDKVFYEGAITEFDPVKKRHKVLYYDEQVETLNLTKERWEMVGDNPSDEYLRKHETDLQCNAVSSVPSMKKKAKRTSSTKREPGVSSSKRSKRNAQKGETEPMDIPVPDKMNDATDVGCATSSRKKDPVDKEDNMINENQISKNSKVDLESSLMLEDHPSDKKHETDLQSSDVSSIPSKKAKRTSSKKREPGISSSKRSKRKAQKSDIESPVIPIPDKMNDATDVDCETSTGQKDLVDKEDNMITQKQRSETFILSLDSSLTLEDRPSDKKHETDLQSNDVSSVLLMNKKAKRTSSTKKEPRVSSSRRSGMNAQKSDIESLDIPNPDKMNDATDVICETSSGQKDLVHKEGNIITEAEIQDFQSGNRELINGSALTTSSKLSNGALEG, from the exons ATGGCTGCTTCTGCTTCCTCTACTTTGGACTCTTCCCAAAAGGAAATTGAGGATGAGCTCAAAGATTGTGGGATTAGGCTTATTGTTCCTCCTCCTTCCACTGAAGAGCTCCTCAATCTACTCGAT AAAGTAGAATCTCTATTGGTAAAGGTAGGCCAAGCCCCTTCTGATTCAATGAAAGATGCACTTCGACCAGTAATGAGAGCTATGGTTGGAAGTGAACTTTTAAAGAATGCTGATGTGGACGTCAAATTCTCTGTTGTATCTTGTCTCTGTGAGCTTTCTAGAATAACTGCCCCTCAGCAACCTTATGATGATGGACTAATGAAG GAAATTTTCCAACTTATAGTAAGGGCATTTGAAGAATTATCTCATTCAGCCCGCCATTATTATAAGGCTGTGCATATCCTTGAAACTGTGGCGGATGTCAAGGCCTGTTTAATGCTGCTGGACCTTGAATGTGATGCTTTAGTTATTGAGATATTCCAGCTGTTTCTCAGAATCATCAG GCCCGACCATCCTAATGTTGTATTCACAAGCATGGAAGAAATCATGACTCTGCTCATAGAAGAAAGTGATGAAATCTCAATGGAGCTTCTTCAGCCTCTCCTTGATAGCGTCAGAAAGGAAAATCAG ATTTGTTCACCTATCTCGTCAAAATTGGGAGAGAAAGTCCTGAAAGAATGTGCTTCCACTGTTAGACCCTATCTTGTAGAAGCCCTCAAGTCAAGAAGCATGAATCTTGATGATTATGGTGACATAGTTGCCTCAATATGCAATGAAATGCCTGAGGGAGAACAAATG CTTCACAGTCAGACAGAGCAGCTAAAGAATATTGGCATTAGCAATGCTAGTCATGGTTGCCGGGTTAGGGCTAAGAAGAAACAGAGCATGCCAAATAAGGAGGCTGACCTGGGTATGTTGGTTCCAGAAAGAGATGTGTTGCAATCTCAAGATAAGAGAAATGGCTCGCTGCATTCAGTTCTCAACTTTGGGAGTGAACATAAGGGCACAGCATGTAGCAAAAGAAAACCACGTCAGAGCTCAAAGAAGAGCGAGTCTGTTCCAAAAGGTGATGTCGAGACCACTTCTGGCCTTAACATTGTAAGAGAAGGAGACCTTACTGATGCTGAGGAGCCATCAGTGCAACAAGTTGATGAAAAGAAACAGAAGAATGACAGAGCTACCATTGAAACTCATGATGTAGAAGAAACAGGAGATGAG GCGATTAAACTATCATTTGGGGATGAAAATCTGTCAAGCAAACTTGGCAAAGCTAAGCGCCAGAAGAAGCTTGCCATTGTAAAGGATGAG AATTCTAGAAGGCGTCACATCACCAAAAATTATGGAGAAGAAATGGTTGGTACCAGAATAAGAGTTTGGTGGCCATTGGACAAAGT GTTCTATGAGGGTGCAATTACTGAGTTTGATCCTGTGAAAAAGAGACACAAG GTCTTATATTATGACGAACAAGTGGAAACCTTGAATCTGACTAAGGAACGGTGGGAGATGGTTGGAGACAATCCATCTGACGAG TATTTACGGAAGCATGAGACAGATCTTCAATGCAATGCTGTTTCATCTGTTCC ATCCATgaagaagaaagcaaaaagaACCTCCTCAACAAAAAGGGAACCTGGAGTCTCTTCATCCAAAAG GTCTAAAAGAAATGCCCAAAAGGGTGAAACTGAACCCATGGATATTCCAGTTCCAGATAAGATGAATGATGCTACTGATGTTGGTTGCGCAACGAGCAGCAGAAAAAAAGATCCTGTGGACAAGGAAGATAACATGATCAATGAGAATCAGATATCCAAGAATTCGAAAGTTGATTTAGAGAGCTCATTGATGCTTGAAGACCATCCATCTGACAAG AAGCATGAAACAGATCTTCAAAGCAGTGATGTTTCATCTATACC CTCAAAGAAAGCAAAAAGAACCTCCTCAAAGAAAAGGGAACCTGGAATCTCTTCATCCAAAAG GTCAAAAAGAAAGGCCCAAAAGAGTGACATTGAATCCCCGGTTATTCCAATTCCAGATAAGATGAATGATGCTACTGATGTTGATTGTGAAACGAGCACTGGGCAAAAAGATCTTGTGGATAAGGAAGATAACATGATCACACAGAAACAGAGATCTGAGACTTTCATACTTTCCTTAGATAGCTCATTGACTCTTGAAGACCGTCCATCTGACAAG AAGCATGAAACAGATCTTCAAAGCAATGATGTTTCATCTGTTCT ATTGATGAATAAGAAAGCGAAAAGAACCTCCTCAACAAAAAAGGAACCCAGAGTCTCTTCATCCAGAAG GTCTGGAATGAATGCCCAAAAGAGTGACATTGAATCCCTGGATATTCCAAATCCAGATAAGATGAATGATGCTACTGATGTTATTTGCGAAACAAGCAGTGGGCAAAAAGATCTTGTGCACAAGGAAGGTAACATCATTACAGAAGCAGAGATCCAAGACTTCCAAAGTGGAAACCGAGAGCTCATTAACGGAAGTGCACTCACAACGTCGTCAAAACTTTCCAATGGTGCCTTAGAGGGCTGA
- the LOC107789812 gene encoding sister chromatid cohesion protein PDS5 homolog D isoform X3 translates to MAASASSTLDSSQKEIEDELKDCGIRLIVPPPSTEELLNLLDKVESLLVKVGQAPSDSMKDALRPVMRAMVGSELLKNADVDVKFSVVSCLCELSRITAPQQPYDDGLMKEIFQLIVRAFEELSHSARHYYKAVHILETVADVKACLMLLDLECDALVIEIFQLFLRIIRPDHPNVVFTSMEEIMTLLIEESDEISMELLQPLLDSVRKENQICSPISSKLGEKVLKECASTVRPYLVEALKSRSMNLDDYGDIVASICNEMPEGEQMLHSQTEQLKNIGISNASHGCRVRAKKKQSMPNKEADLGMLVPERDVLQSQDKRNGSLHSVLNFGSEHKGTACSKRKPRQSSKKSESVPKGDVETTSGLNIVREGDLTDAEEPSVQQVDEKKQKNDRATIETHDVEETGDEAIKLSFGDENLSSKLGKAKRQKKLAIVKDENSRRRHITKNYGEEMVGTRIRVWWPLDKVFYEGAITEFDPVKKRHKVLYYDEQVETLNLTKERWEMVGDNPSDEYLRKHETDLQCNAVSSVPSMKKKAKRTSSTKREPGVSSSKRSKRNAQKGETEPMDIPVPDKMNDATDVGCATSSRKKDPVDKEDNMINENQISKNSKVDLESSLMLEDHPSDKKHETDLQSSDVSSIPSSKKAKRTSSKKREPGISSSKRSKRKAQKSDIESPVIPIPDKMNDATDVDCETSTGQKDLVDKEDNMITQKQRSETFILSLDSSLTLEDRPSDKKHETDLQSNDVSSVLLMNKKAKRTSSTKKEPRVSSSRRSGMNAQKSDIESLDIPNPDKMNDATDVICETSSGQKDLVHKEGNIITEAEIQDFQSGNRELINGSALTTSSKLSNGALEG, encoded by the exons ATGGCTGCTTCTGCTTCCTCTACTTTGGACTCTTCCCAAAAGGAAATTGAGGATGAGCTCAAAGATTGTGGGATTAGGCTTATTGTTCCTCCTCCTTCCACTGAAGAGCTCCTCAATCTACTCGAT AAAGTAGAATCTCTATTGGTAAAGGTAGGCCAAGCCCCTTCTGATTCAATGAAAGATGCACTTCGACCAGTAATGAGAGCTATGGTTGGAAGTGAACTTTTAAAGAATGCTGATGTGGACGTCAAATTCTCTGTTGTATCTTGTCTCTGTGAGCTTTCTAGAATAACTGCCCCTCAGCAACCTTATGATGATGGACTAATGAAG GAAATTTTCCAACTTATAGTAAGGGCATTTGAAGAATTATCTCATTCAGCCCGCCATTATTATAAGGCTGTGCATATCCTTGAAACTGTGGCGGATGTCAAGGCCTGTTTAATGCTGCTGGACCTTGAATGTGATGCTTTAGTTATTGAGATATTCCAGCTGTTTCTCAGAATCATCAG GCCCGACCATCCTAATGTTGTATTCACAAGCATGGAAGAAATCATGACTCTGCTCATAGAAGAAAGTGATGAAATCTCAATGGAGCTTCTTCAGCCTCTCCTTGATAGCGTCAGAAAGGAAAATCAG ATTTGTTCACCTATCTCGTCAAAATTGGGAGAGAAAGTCCTGAAAGAATGTGCTTCCACTGTTAGACCCTATCTTGTAGAAGCCCTCAAGTCAAGAAGCATGAATCTTGATGATTATGGTGACATAGTTGCCTCAATATGCAATGAAATGCCTGAGGGAGAACAAATG CTTCACAGTCAGACAGAGCAGCTAAAGAATATTGGCATTAGCAATGCTAGTCATGGTTGCCGGGTTAGGGCTAAGAAGAAACAGAGCATGCCAAATAAGGAGGCTGACCTGGGTATGTTGGTTCCAGAAAGAGATGTGTTGCAATCTCAAGATAAGAGAAATGGCTCGCTGCATTCAGTTCTCAACTTTGGGAGTGAACATAAGGGCACAGCATGTAGCAAAAGAAAACCACGTCAGAGCTCAAAGAAGAGCGAGTCTGTTCCAAAAGGTGATGTCGAGACCACTTCTGGCCTTAACATTGTAAGAGAAGGAGACCTTACTGATGCTGAGGAGCCATCAGTGCAACAAGTTGATGAAAAGAAACAGAAGAATGACAGAGCTACCATTGAAACTCATGATGTAGAAGAAACAGGAGATGAG GCGATTAAACTATCATTTGGGGATGAAAATCTGTCAAGCAAACTTGGCAAAGCTAAGCGCCAGAAGAAGCTTGCCATTGTAAAGGATGAG AATTCTAGAAGGCGTCACATCACCAAAAATTATGGAGAAGAAATGGTTGGTACCAGAATAAGAGTTTGGTGGCCATTGGACAAAGT GTTCTATGAGGGTGCAATTACTGAGTTTGATCCTGTGAAAAAGAGACACAAG GTCTTATATTATGACGAACAAGTGGAAACCTTGAATCTGACTAAGGAACGGTGGGAGATGGTTGGAGACAATCCATCTGACGAG TATTTACGGAAGCATGAGACAGATCTTCAATGCAATGCTGTTTCATCTGTTCC ATCCATgaagaagaaagcaaaaagaACCTCCTCAACAAAAAGGGAACCTGGAGTCTCTTCATCCAAAAG GTCTAAAAGAAATGCCCAAAAGGGTGAAACTGAACCCATGGATATTCCAGTTCCAGATAAGATGAATGATGCTACTGATGTTGGTTGCGCAACGAGCAGCAGAAAAAAAGATCCTGTGGACAAGGAAGATAACATGATCAATGAGAATCAGATATCCAAGAATTCGAAAGTTGATTTAGAGAGCTCATTGATGCTTGAAGACCATCCATCTGACAAG AAGCATGAAACAGATCTTCAAAGCAGTGATGTTTCATCTATACC CAGCTCAAAGAAAGCAAAAAGAACCTCCTCAAAGAAAAGGGAACCTGGAATCTCTTCATCCAAAAG GTCAAAAAGAAAGGCCCAAAAGAGTGACATTGAATCCCCGGTTATTCCAATTCCAGATAAGATGAATGATGCTACTGATGTTGATTGTGAAACGAGCACTGGGCAAAAAGATCTTGTGGATAAGGAAGATAACATGATCACACAGAAACAGAGATCTGAGACTTTCATACTTTCCTTAGATAGCTCATTGACTCTTGAAGACCGTCCATCTGACAAG AAGCATGAAACAGATCTTCAAAGCAATGATGTTTCATCTGTTCT ATTGATGAATAAGAAAGCGAAAAGAACCTCCTCAACAAAAAAGGAACCCAGAGTCTCTTCATCCAGAAG GTCTGGAATGAATGCCCAAAAGAGTGACATTGAATCCCTGGATATTCCAAATCCAGATAAGATGAATGATGCTACTGATGTTATTTGCGAAACAAGCAGTGGGCAAAAAGATCTTGTGCACAAGGAAGGTAACATCATTACAGAAGCAGAGATCCAAGACTTCCAAAGTGGAAACCGAGAGCTCATTAACGGAAGTGCACTCACAACGTCGTCAAAACTTTCCAATGGTGCCTTAGAGGGCTGA
- the LOC107789812 gene encoding sister chromatid cohesion protein PDS5 homolog D isoform X2, whose amino-acid sequence MAASASSTLDSSQKEIEDELKDCGIRLIVPPPSTEELLNLLDKVESLLVKVGQAPSDSMKDALRPVMRAMVGSELLKNADVDVKFSVVSCLCELSRITAPQQPYDDGLMKEIFQLIVRAFEELSHSARHYYKAVHILETVADVKACLMLLDLECDALVIEIFQLFLRIIRPDHPNVVFTSMEEIMTLLIEESDEISMELLQPLLDSVRKENQICSPISSKLGEKVLKECASTVRPYLVEALKSRSMNLDDYGDIVASICNEMPEGEQMLHSQTEQLKNIGISNASHGCRVRAKKKQSMPNKEADLGMLVPERDVLQSQDKRNGSLHSVLNFGSEHKGTACSKRKPRQSSKKSESVPKGDVETTSGLNIVREGDLTDAEEPSVQQVDEKKQKNDRATIETHDVEETGDEAIKLSFGDENLSSKLGKAKRQKKLAIVKDENSRRRHITKNYGEEMVGTRIRVWWPLDKVFYEGAITEFDPVKKRHKVLYYDEQVETLNLTKERWEMVGDNPSDEYLRKHETDLQCNAVSSVPSMKKKAKRTSSTKREPGVSSSKRSKRNAQKGETEPMDIPVPDKMNDATDVGCATSSRKKDPVDKEDNMINENQISKNSKVDLESSLMLEDHPSDKKHETDLQSSDVSSIPSKKAKRTSSKKREPGISSSKRSKRKAQKSDIESPVIPIPDKMNDATDVDCETSTGQKDLVDKEDNMITQKQRSETFILSLDSSLTLEDRPSDKKHETDLQSNDVSSVLRLMNKKAKRTSSTKKEPRVSSSRRSGMNAQKSDIESLDIPNPDKMNDATDVICETSSGQKDLVHKEGNIITEAEIQDFQSGNRELINGSALTTSSKLSNGALEG is encoded by the exons ATGGCTGCTTCTGCTTCCTCTACTTTGGACTCTTCCCAAAAGGAAATTGAGGATGAGCTCAAAGATTGTGGGATTAGGCTTATTGTTCCTCCTCCTTCCACTGAAGAGCTCCTCAATCTACTCGAT AAAGTAGAATCTCTATTGGTAAAGGTAGGCCAAGCCCCTTCTGATTCAATGAAAGATGCACTTCGACCAGTAATGAGAGCTATGGTTGGAAGTGAACTTTTAAAGAATGCTGATGTGGACGTCAAATTCTCTGTTGTATCTTGTCTCTGTGAGCTTTCTAGAATAACTGCCCCTCAGCAACCTTATGATGATGGACTAATGAAG GAAATTTTCCAACTTATAGTAAGGGCATTTGAAGAATTATCTCATTCAGCCCGCCATTATTATAAGGCTGTGCATATCCTTGAAACTGTGGCGGATGTCAAGGCCTGTTTAATGCTGCTGGACCTTGAATGTGATGCTTTAGTTATTGAGATATTCCAGCTGTTTCTCAGAATCATCAG GCCCGACCATCCTAATGTTGTATTCACAAGCATGGAAGAAATCATGACTCTGCTCATAGAAGAAAGTGATGAAATCTCAATGGAGCTTCTTCAGCCTCTCCTTGATAGCGTCAGAAAGGAAAATCAG ATTTGTTCACCTATCTCGTCAAAATTGGGAGAGAAAGTCCTGAAAGAATGTGCTTCCACTGTTAGACCCTATCTTGTAGAAGCCCTCAAGTCAAGAAGCATGAATCTTGATGATTATGGTGACATAGTTGCCTCAATATGCAATGAAATGCCTGAGGGAGAACAAATG CTTCACAGTCAGACAGAGCAGCTAAAGAATATTGGCATTAGCAATGCTAGTCATGGTTGCCGGGTTAGGGCTAAGAAGAAACAGAGCATGCCAAATAAGGAGGCTGACCTGGGTATGTTGGTTCCAGAAAGAGATGTGTTGCAATCTCAAGATAAGAGAAATGGCTCGCTGCATTCAGTTCTCAACTTTGGGAGTGAACATAAGGGCACAGCATGTAGCAAAAGAAAACCACGTCAGAGCTCAAAGAAGAGCGAGTCTGTTCCAAAAGGTGATGTCGAGACCACTTCTGGCCTTAACATTGTAAGAGAAGGAGACCTTACTGATGCTGAGGAGCCATCAGTGCAACAAGTTGATGAAAAGAAACAGAAGAATGACAGAGCTACCATTGAAACTCATGATGTAGAAGAAACAGGAGATGAG GCGATTAAACTATCATTTGGGGATGAAAATCTGTCAAGCAAACTTGGCAAAGCTAAGCGCCAGAAGAAGCTTGCCATTGTAAAGGATGAG AATTCTAGAAGGCGTCACATCACCAAAAATTATGGAGAAGAAATGGTTGGTACCAGAATAAGAGTTTGGTGGCCATTGGACAAAGT GTTCTATGAGGGTGCAATTACTGAGTTTGATCCTGTGAAAAAGAGACACAAG GTCTTATATTATGACGAACAAGTGGAAACCTTGAATCTGACTAAGGAACGGTGGGAGATGGTTGGAGACAATCCATCTGACGAG TATTTACGGAAGCATGAGACAGATCTTCAATGCAATGCTGTTTCATCTGTTCC ATCCATgaagaagaaagcaaaaagaACCTCCTCAACAAAAAGGGAACCTGGAGTCTCTTCATCCAAAAG GTCTAAAAGAAATGCCCAAAAGGGTGAAACTGAACCCATGGATATTCCAGTTCCAGATAAGATGAATGATGCTACTGATGTTGGTTGCGCAACGAGCAGCAGAAAAAAAGATCCTGTGGACAAGGAAGATAACATGATCAATGAGAATCAGATATCCAAGAATTCGAAAGTTGATTTAGAGAGCTCATTGATGCTTGAAGACCATCCATCTGACAAG AAGCATGAAACAGATCTTCAAAGCAGTGATGTTTCATCTATACC CTCAAAGAAAGCAAAAAGAACCTCCTCAAAGAAAAGGGAACCTGGAATCTCTTCATCCAAAAG GTCAAAAAGAAAGGCCCAAAAGAGTGACATTGAATCCCCGGTTATTCCAATTCCAGATAAGATGAATGATGCTACTGATGTTGATTGTGAAACGAGCACTGGGCAAAAAGATCTTGTGGATAAGGAAGATAACATGATCACACAGAAACAGAGATCTGAGACTTTCATACTTTCCTTAGATAGCTCATTGACTCTTGAAGACCGTCCATCTGACAAG AAGCATGAAACAGATCTTCAAAGCAATGATGTTTCATCTGTTCT CAGATTGATGAATAAGAAAGCGAAAAGAACCTCCTCAACAAAAAAGGAACCCAGAGTCTCTTCATCCAGAAG GTCTGGAATGAATGCCCAAAAGAGTGACATTGAATCCCTGGATATTCCAAATCCAGATAAGATGAATGATGCTACTGATGTTATTTGCGAAACAAGCAGTGGGCAAAAAGATCTTGTGCACAAGGAAGGTAACATCATTACAGAAGCAGAGATCCAAGACTTCCAAAGTGGAAACCGAGAGCTCATTAACGGAAGTGCACTCACAACGTCGTCAAAACTTTCCAATGGTGCCTTAGAGGGCTGA
- the LOC107789812 gene encoding sister chromatid cohesion protein PDS5 homolog D isoform X1 — protein MAASASSTLDSSQKEIEDELKDCGIRLIVPPPSTEELLNLLDKVESLLVKVGQAPSDSMKDALRPVMRAMVGSELLKNADVDVKFSVVSCLCELSRITAPQQPYDDGLMKEIFQLIVRAFEELSHSARHYYKAVHILETVADVKACLMLLDLECDALVIEIFQLFLRIIRPDHPNVVFTSMEEIMTLLIEESDEISMELLQPLLDSVRKENQICSPISSKLGEKVLKECASTVRPYLVEALKSRSMNLDDYGDIVASICNEMPEGEQMLHSQTEQLKNIGISNASHGCRVRAKKKQSMPNKEADLGMLVPERDVLQSQDKRNGSLHSVLNFGSEHKGTACSKRKPRQSSKKSESVPKGDVETTSGLNIVREGDLTDAEEPSVQQVDEKKQKNDRATIETHDVEETGDEAIKLSFGDENLSSKLGKAKRQKKLAIVKDENSRRRHITKNYGEEMVGTRIRVWWPLDKVFYEGAITEFDPVKKRHKVLYYDEQVETLNLTKERWEMVGDNPSDEYLRKHETDLQCNAVSSVPSMKKKAKRTSSTKREPGVSSSKRSKRNAQKGETEPMDIPVPDKMNDATDVGCATSSRKKDPVDKEDNMINENQISKNSKVDLESSLMLEDHPSDKKHETDLQSSDVSSIPSSKKAKRTSSKKREPGISSSKRSKRKAQKSDIESPVIPIPDKMNDATDVDCETSTGQKDLVDKEDNMITQKQRSETFILSLDSSLTLEDRPSDKKHETDLQSNDVSSVLRLMNKKAKRTSSTKKEPRVSSSRRSGMNAQKSDIESLDIPNPDKMNDATDVICETSSGQKDLVHKEGNIITEAEIQDFQSGNRELINGSALTTSSKLSNGALEG, from the exons ATGGCTGCTTCTGCTTCCTCTACTTTGGACTCTTCCCAAAAGGAAATTGAGGATGAGCTCAAAGATTGTGGGATTAGGCTTATTGTTCCTCCTCCTTCCACTGAAGAGCTCCTCAATCTACTCGAT AAAGTAGAATCTCTATTGGTAAAGGTAGGCCAAGCCCCTTCTGATTCAATGAAAGATGCACTTCGACCAGTAATGAGAGCTATGGTTGGAAGTGAACTTTTAAAGAATGCTGATGTGGACGTCAAATTCTCTGTTGTATCTTGTCTCTGTGAGCTTTCTAGAATAACTGCCCCTCAGCAACCTTATGATGATGGACTAATGAAG GAAATTTTCCAACTTATAGTAAGGGCATTTGAAGAATTATCTCATTCAGCCCGCCATTATTATAAGGCTGTGCATATCCTTGAAACTGTGGCGGATGTCAAGGCCTGTTTAATGCTGCTGGACCTTGAATGTGATGCTTTAGTTATTGAGATATTCCAGCTGTTTCTCAGAATCATCAG GCCCGACCATCCTAATGTTGTATTCACAAGCATGGAAGAAATCATGACTCTGCTCATAGAAGAAAGTGATGAAATCTCAATGGAGCTTCTTCAGCCTCTCCTTGATAGCGTCAGAAAGGAAAATCAG ATTTGTTCACCTATCTCGTCAAAATTGGGAGAGAAAGTCCTGAAAGAATGTGCTTCCACTGTTAGACCCTATCTTGTAGAAGCCCTCAAGTCAAGAAGCATGAATCTTGATGATTATGGTGACATAGTTGCCTCAATATGCAATGAAATGCCTGAGGGAGAACAAATG CTTCACAGTCAGACAGAGCAGCTAAAGAATATTGGCATTAGCAATGCTAGTCATGGTTGCCGGGTTAGGGCTAAGAAGAAACAGAGCATGCCAAATAAGGAGGCTGACCTGGGTATGTTGGTTCCAGAAAGAGATGTGTTGCAATCTCAAGATAAGAGAAATGGCTCGCTGCATTCAGTTCTCAACTTTGGGAGTGAACATAAGGGCACAGCATGTAGCAAAAGAAAACCACGTCAGAGCTCAAAGAAGAGCGAGTCTGTTCCAAAAGGTGATGTCGAGACCACTTCTGGCCTTAACATTGTAAGAGAAGGAGACCTTACTGATGCTGAGGAGCCATCAGTGCAACAAGTTGATGAAAAGAAACAGAAGAATGACAGAGCTACCATTGAAACTCATGATGTAGAAGAAACAGGAGATGAG GCGATTAAACTATCATTTGGGGATGAAAATCTGTCAAGCAAACTTGGCAAAGCTAAGCGCCAGAAGAAGCTTGCCATTGTAAAGGATGAG AATTCTAGAAGGCGTCACATCACCAAAAATTATGGAGAAGAAATGGTTGGTACCAGAATAAGAGTTTGGTGGCCATTGGACAAAGT GTTCTATGAGGGTGCAATTACTGAGTTTGATCCTGTGAAAAAGAGACACAAG GTCTTATATTATGACGAACAAGTGGAAACCTTGAATCTGACTAAGGAACGGTGGGAGATGGTTGGAGACAATCCATCTGACGAG TATTTACGGAAGCATGAGACAGATCTTCAATGCAATGCTGTTTCATCTGTTCC ATCCATgaagaagaaagcaaaaagaACCTCCTCAACAAAAAGGGAACCTGGAGTCTCTTCATCCAAAAG GTCTAAAAGAAATGCCCAAAAGGGTGAAACTGAACCCATGGATATTCCAGTTCCAGATAAGATGAATGATGCTACTGATGTTGGTTGCGCAACGAGCAGCAGAAAAAAAGATCCTGTGGACAAGGAAGATAACATGATCAATGAGAATCAGATATCCAAGAATTCGAAAGTTGATTTAGAGAGCTCATTGATGCTTGAAGACCATCCATCTGACAAG AAGCATGAAACAGATCTTCAAAGCAGTGATGTTTCATCTATACC CAGCTCAAAGAAAGCAAAAAGAACCTCCTCAAAGAAAAGGGAACCTGGAATCTCTTCATCCAAAAG GTCAAAAAGAAAGGCCCAAAAGAGTGACATTGAATCCCCGGTTATTCCAATTCCAGATAAGATGAATGATGCTACTGATGTTGATTGTGAAACGAGCACTGGGCAAAAAGATCTTGTGGATAAGGAAGATAACATGATCACACAGAAACAGAGATCTGAGACTTTCATACTTTCCTTAGATAGCTCATTGACTCTTGAAGACCGTCCATCTGACAAG AAGCATGAAACAGATCTTCAAAGCAATGATGTTTCATCTGTTCT CAGATTGATGAATAAGAAAGCGAAAAGAACCTCCTCAACAAAAAAGGAACCCAGAGTCTCTTCATCCAGAAG GTCTGGAATGAATGCCCAAAAGAGTGACATTGAATCCCTGGATATTCCAAATCCAGATAAGATGAATGATGCTACTGATGTTATTTGCGAAACAAGCAGTGGGCAAAAAGATCTTGTGCACAAGGAAGGTAACATCATTACAGAAGCAGAGATCCAAGACTTCCAAAGTGGAAACCGAGAGCTCATTAACGGAAGTGCACTCACAACGTCGTCAAAACTTTCCAATGGTGCCTTAGAGGGCTGA